From a region of the Parus major isolate Abel chromosome 6, Parus_major1.1, whole genome shotgun sequence genome:
- the LOC107207148 gene encoding pancreatic lipase-related protein 2-like: MLAVWITTIFLLNAARGREVCYKRLGCFSDSPPWAGIPGRQLAGLPSSPDAVNTNFLLYTRDNRMKYQKISATNPSTIKASNFRAHRKTRFIIHGHLAGADLPWITSICRSMFHSEDVNCILTDWRGGSSGLYTDAVNNVRIVGAELEYLVNFLEAEYGYSPANIHFIGHSLGAHVAGEAGRRKPGIGRITGLDPAGPLFQYTPTMVRLDPSDAKFVDIIHTHAGHLFFDFAPGILQTCGHLDFYPNGGKKMPGCNQLRVPPATRDINDLMRAYRSFGCGHKRSLRYYAESIMTPNGFVGYECDTYREFVLGDCFPCPEEGCPLMGHYADTFLHKTAKEEQKVYLNTGPSPPYARWRKEIHVKVCATETMKGNIDVALTGTNGFRKKYTIDKGTFKPGNTYLNYIDTEIPGNISKVEFLWKKHLGHVDRGCMGAEEVRIISGENGNMSVFCGCGTVQPSMWQALALC, encoded by the exons atGCTTGCAGTATGGATCACtactatttttcttctcaatgCAGCCAGAG GAAGGGAAGTTTGCTACAAAAGGCTTGGATGCTTTTCAGACAGCCCCCCATGGGCTGGGATCCCAGGGAGACAACTGGCAGGCTTGCCCAGCTCTCCAGATGCTGTGAACACAAATTTCCTTCTTTACACCAGGGATAACAGGATGAAATATCAA AAAATTTCAGCCACAAATCCTTCAACCATAAAAGCTTCGAATTTCCGAGCACACAGGAAAACTCGTTTCATTATACACGGCCACCTTGCCGGAGCAGATCTCCCCTGGATAACAAGCATATGCAGG TCCATGTTTCACTCTGAAGATGTGAACTGCATTTTGACAGACTGGAGGGGTGGCTCCAGTGGTCTGTACACGGACGCTGTCAACAACGTCCGCATTGTGGGGGCCGAGCTGGAGTACCTGGTGAACTTCCTCGAG GCAGAGTATGGCTACTCTCCTGCCAACATCCATTTCATTGGCCATAGCCTTGGAGCACATGTagcaggggaggcagggaggaggaaaccTGGCATTGGAAGAATAACAG GTTTGGATCCAGCTGGGCCCCTTTTCCAGTACACTCCCACAATGGTTAGGCTGGATCCTTCAGATGCAAAATTTGTTGATATAATTCATACTCATGCTGGTCACCTTTTCTTTGACTTTG CTCCAGGGATTCTTCAGACTTGTGGCCACCTGGATTTTTACCCAAATGGTGGGAAGAAGATGCCAGGATGCAACCAGCTTCGTGTACCTCCTGCAACTCGGGATATCAATGACCTGATGAGag caTACAGGTCTTTTGGATGTGGACATAAAAGAAGTCTCAGGTATTATGCTGAGAGCATCATGACTCCAAATGGATTTGTGGGGTATGAGTGTGACACATACCGAGAGTTTGTGCTG GGAGACTGCTTTCCATGTCCAGAGGAAGGATGCCCACTGATGGGTCATTATGCTGatacatttttacataaaactgcaaaagaagagcaaaaggtTTATTTAAACACAGGGCCCTCCCCTCCATATGCTC GCTGGCGAAAAGAGATACATGTCAAAGTATGTGCAACAGAAACCATGAAGGGAAATATAGATGTAGCCTTGACTGGAACTAATgggttcagaaaaaaatataccatTGACAA GGGAACTTTCAAACCAGGGAACACATACCTGAACTACATTGATACAGAAATTCCTGGGAACATATCAAAAGTTGAGTTTCTCTGGAAAAAGCATCTAGGTCATGTAGACAGAGGCTGCATGGGAGCTGAAGAAGTCAGAATAATATCTGGGGAAAACGGAAATAT GTCTGTGTTCTGTGGGTGTGGGACTGTGCAGCCCAGCATGTGGCAAGCCCTGGCTCTTTGCTGA